The Pedobacter roseus genome contains a region encoding:
- a CDS encoding SusC/RagA family TonB-linked outer membrane protein — protein MWGISDALTKRLSYNNIITYANIFAKDHKMDVSVGQEYIYNYGENFAATTNGVPVFNNGFDNLGAGTIATFPSSYTEDDKLFSLFAKANYSYRGKYFASASIRRDGSSKFGQENVFGYFPSGALSWKISEEPFIKNIKAISDLKLRLSYGSSGNNRIANYAALATFVTGNYPLINQVNSSAYRNNLENPFLKWETVVQSNVGIDIGLFKQRIMLTAELYDNRSKDLLYNTRIPASSGFSTQLQNVGETSSKGIELTLSTVNIKNSNFLWNTNFNIAFNRTKVLKLSSGENSLLASSYNTAFNDYILQVGQPVGIMYGYISDGLYQVNDFNYNPTSNVYTLKTGVVNNGNVAQPGYAKYKDISGPNGTPDGLINDFDRTAIGNANPKFTGGINNTFSYKGIDLSVFLDFTYGNDIYNANVQNNLGLSGDFNSNLAFQANRWTNVNAAGQLTTSPVELAAINQGKNTVSSIGGTTAGRLTRFAIEDGSFLRLNNISIGYTLPKKWLSAVKISNARIYFTAYNLHVFTKYSGYDPEVSVINNPLTPGVDFSAYPRGKSFLAGLNLSL, from the coding sequence ATTTGGGGAATAAGTGATGCTTTAACCAAGCGTTTATCATACAACAACATCATTACTTATGCCAACATTTTTGCTAAGGATCATAAAATGGATGTGTCTGTAGGACAGGAATATATTTATAATTACGGTGAAAACTTTGCCGCTACAACAAACGGTGTTCCGGTTTTTAACAATGGTTTTGATAATTTAGGGGCTGGTACCATTGCTACTTTCCCGTCATCATACACCGAGGATGATAAACTATTTTCTCTTTTTGCCAAGGCAAATTATTCTTACAGAGGTAAATATTTTGCAAGTGCATCCATCAGAAGAGATGGCTCTTCTAAATTTGGGCAGGAAAACGTTTTTGGCTATTTCCCTTCGGGAGCACTTTCGTGGAAAATTTCGGAAGAACCTTTTATCAAAAACATTAAAGCGATTTCTGATTTAAAACTGCGTTTAAGTTATGGTAGCTCGGGCAACAACAGGATTGCAAATTATGCCGCCCTGGCCACATTTGTAACCGGTAATTATCCGCTGATCAATCAGGTTAATTCTTCTGCTTACCGCAATAACCTTGAAAATCCGTTTTTAAAATGGGAAACTGTAGTGCAGAGTAATGTTGGTATAGACATCGGCCTTTTTAAACAAAGGATTATGCTAACCGCCGAGCTGTATGATAACCGTTCAAAAGATTTGCTGTACAACACCAGGATTCCGGCAAGCTCGGGCTTTAGTACCCAGCTACAGAATGTTGGCGAAACATCAAGCAAAGGAATCGAGCTTACACTGAGTACCGTTAACATTAAAAACAGTAATTTCCTGTGGAACACAAATTTCAATATTGCGTTTAACAGAACAAAAGTACTTAAATTAAGCAGTGGCGAAAATTCTTTGCTGGCCAGTAGTTATAATACGGCATTTAACGATTATATATTGCAGGTAGGTCAGCCAGTAGGCATCATGTATGGTTATATCAGCGATGGTTTATACCAGGTTAATGATTTTAACTATAACCCAACCTCAAACGTTTATACTTTAAAAACCGGTGTAGTTAACAATGGTAATGTAGCCCAACCGGGTTATGCCAAATATAAAGATATCAGTGGGCCAAATGGTACGCCAGATGGCTTAATCAATGATTTCGACCGTACGGCTATAGGTAATGCCAATCCAAAATTTACAGGTGGTATAAACAATACCTTCAGTTATAAAGGAATCGATTTAAGTGTGTTTTTAGATTTTACCTATGGTAACGATATTTACAATGCCAATGTGCAGAATAACCTGGGCTTATCAGGTGATTTTAACAGCAATCTGGCCTTTCAGGCAAACAGATGGACAAATGTAAATGCTGCCGGCCAGTTAACAACCAGTCCGGTAGAGCTTGCTGCAATAAATCAGGGTAAAAATACAGTTTCATCTATTGGTGGTACCACTGCCGGAAGGTTAACCCGCTTTGCAATAGAAGATGGTTCTTTCTTAAGGTTAAACAACATCAGTATTGGTTATACCCTGCCTAAGAAATGGTTAAGTGCAGTAAAAATAAGCAATGCCCGTATTTATTTTACCGCCTACAATTTACATGTATTTACCAAATACTCCGGATATGATCCTGAAGTAAGTGTAATTAATAATCCGTTAACCCCTGGAGTCGATTTTAGTGCCTATCCAAGAGGAAAATCTTTTCTGGCTGGTTTAAATCTATCCTTATAA
- a CDS encoding SusC/RagA family TonB-linked outer membrane protein, whose translation MKKIIILFLLLGTCKVLFAQEVITVKGNVKDQTNQPMPGATVYEKGTKNSVVTGSDGSYQIKVKADATLVFTFLGTKAVEQRVNNRTNIDAKLQDDANNLNEVVVIGYGQEVKRGDLTGSISSISGTELAKVPVQNVAQALQGRIAGMQVSMGSGDPGEVPSIKIRGGTSITQSNEPLYVVDGVPQTEGLAFLDPTDVESIDVLKDASATAIYGARGANGVVLVTTKKIKAGKTTINYDGYLGAKSITRFLPVLNTYDYVKYVYENALPNAGRLATFLNTYGPFDSLQVKYGNRPGIDWQEQVMGETAMTQYHKISINGGTNEIRYNVFYSKNNNEGILLNSGANKDIAKLTVTNNIGKKAVVTGIVNYSNQFIYGTGGTQTGGNSRLSYLQTLLQYRPINSKNGNDLDLLDDAVDALDNQSNPAFQSPLLALSTRKVEQSIKSLNSSVTVKYNFLKNLTYNGLVSFTNQTNKIKTFIDANNIQAIRTGGAFGE comes from the coding sequence ATGAAAAAAATTATAATCTTATTTTTATTACTTGGCACCTGTAAAGTTCTTTTTGCACAAGAAGTGATTACGGTGAAAGGTAATGTAAAAGATCAGACTAACCAACCCATGCCTGGGGCAACTGTTTACGAGAAAGGAACCAAAAATAGTGTGGTAACCGGTTCTGATGGAAGTTATCAGATTAAAGTAAAAGCGGACGCAACTTTGGTATTTACTTTTTTGGGTACCAAAGCGGTAGAACAAAGAGTGAATAATAGAACAAATATTGATGCAAAATTACAGGACGATGCCAACAACCTGAATGAGGTGGTGGTTATTGGTTATGGCCAGGAAGTAAAACGGGGCGATTTAACGGGTTCAATATCATCAATTAGTGGAACCGAACTTGCAAAAGTACCCGTACAGAACGTTGCTCAGGCTTTACAAGGGCGTATTGCGGGTATGCAGGTATCTATGGGCAGTGGCGATCCTGGCGAAGTACCTTCTATTAAAATCAGGGGAGGAACCTCCATTACGCAGAGCAATGAGCCGTTATATGTAGTTGATGGGGTACCACAAACCGAAGGACTGGCATTTTTGGATCCTACGGATGTGGAATCTATTGATGTATTGAAAGATGCTTCGGCAACGGCAATTTATGGTGCCCGTGGAGCAAATGGAGTAGTTTTGGTTACCACAAAAAAAATAAAAGCTGGTAAAACCACCATCAATTACGATGGATATTTAGGGGCCAAGTCTATTACCCGTTTTTTACCTGTTTTAAATACTTATGATTATGTAAAATATGTTTATGAAAACGCTTTGCCCAATGCAGGCAGGCTGGCAACTTTTTTAAACACTTACGGACCATTTGATTCTTTACAGGTTAAATATGGCAACAGGCCAGGTATCGACTGGCAGGAACAGGTGATGGGAGAAACCGCGATGACGCAGTACCACAAAATCAGTATTAATGGTGGCACCAACGAAATCAGGTATAACGTGTTTTATTCTAAAAACAATAATGAAGGAATTTTATTGAACAGTGGTGCCAATAAGGATATTGCCAAGTTAACCGTAACGAACAACATTGGCAAAAAAGCAGTGGTTACCGGCATAGTTAACTATTCTAATCAGTTTATTTATGGTACAGGTGGTACACAAACCGGTGGAAATTCCCGTTTGAGCTACTTACAGACGCTTTTGCAATACAGGCCGATAAACAGTAAAAATGGAAATGACCTTGATTTGCTGGATGATGCTGTAGATGCCCTCGATAACCAAAGTAACCCTGCCTTTCAAAGTCCTTTGTTGGCGTTAAGCACCCGTAAAGTGGAGCAATCAATAAAAAGCTTAAATTCAAGTGTAACGGTTAAATATAATTTTCTTAAAAACTTAACCTATAATGGCTTGGTTAGTTTTACCAACCAAACCAATAAGATCAAAACTTTTATTGATGCCAATAATATTCAGGCAATCCGTACCGGAGGGGCATTTGGGGAATAA